Below is a genomic region from Methanosphaera sp. ISO3-F5.
AGGGTTTAACATTTCACGCATTCCAGGGCCACCTTTAGGTCCTTCATATCTTATTACCACTACATCTCCATCTACTATTTTATCATTTTCTATTGCGTTTACACATTCTTCTTCTGAGTTAAATACTTTACATGGACCTGAATGTATGAGCATGTCCTCATTTACAGCTCCTTGTTTAATAACTGAACCATTTGGTGCAATATTTCCATATAATACTGCTATTCCACCTTCTGTTCTTACAGGATTATCTATTGTATGTATTACATCATAGTCTACATCTGTTACTTGTGTTAGATTTTCTTTCACTGTTTTTGATGTGCATGTTATGCAATCAGTATGTAATAGTGATTCTAAGTTTTTCATTACTGCTGGTATTCCACCTGCTGTGTCTACATCTATCATTCTGTTGTTTCCACCAGGTCTTATGCTGCAGATGTATGGTACTTCGTGACTTAATTTATCGAATAGGTCTATGGTTACATCTAGTCCTCCAACTTCGTGTGCTATTGCTGGTATATGAAGTGTTGTGTTGGTTGATCCTCCTAGTGCTAAGTCTACAATTATTGCGTTTTCGAATGCTTCTTGTGTCATTACATCTGATGGTTTGATGTTGTTTTCTATGAGTGAGAATATTTTTTTGGCCGATTGTTTTGCTATTTCGATTTTTTTCTCACTTACTGCGTGAGCTGTTGCACATCCTGGTAAGCTCATACCGAGTGTTTCTGTTAGGCATGCCATTGTGTTTGCTGTGAATAGTCCTGCACATGATCCTGCTCCTGGGCAAGCACATTTTTCTAATTCATATAAGTCTTCTTCTGACATTTTTCCAGATTGTGTTGCTCCAACTGCTTCTGTTACGTTGATGAAATCTACTGTTTCACCGTGGAATTTACCTGGCATCATTGGACCACCTGTTATTAGTATGGTTGGTATGTCTAGTCTTGCTGCTGCCATTAACATTCCAGGTACTACTTTGTCACATGATGGCATGCATATTAATGCATCAAATTGATGTGCCATTGCCATACTTTCTACTGTGTTTGCTATGATTTCTCTTGATGGTAGTGAGAAATACATTCCTTCATGGTTCATTGCTATTCCATCACAGACTGCCATTGTATCAAATTCGAATGGTACTCCACCTTCTGCTCTTATTACATCTTTGACTTCTTGTACTAAGTCTTTTAGGTGTATGTGTCCTGGTACTATGTCTGTATAACTGTTTGCTATTCCTATGAATGGTTTTTTCATGTCTTCATCGTTTAAACCACATGCTCTTAGTAGTGAACGATGTGATGTTCTGTTTATTCCTTTTTTTATATTGTCACTTCTCATTTTAAACGACCTTTTATAATTTAAATATTATAATTAAGTTAATAAAATAAAGTTAAAATGTATTAATTTTTCATCATTATATAATATATAATATATTAACAATCAATAATAACCTTTTGTAAAATATATAAAATTAATAGAATCAAACAACTAGAAAAATAAGAATAAAAACGATTTTTACACAACAAGAAAAAATAAAAAAACATTGAAATAAAATGAATTAAATTTTTAAATATAACTATTTTCAAATAACTAAAATTAATATATGATAAAATATAAAATTATTAAATGAACTTGAAAAAGTTTATTTTGTTAAATTTATATTCCACATACAGGGCTCGTAGTCTAGCCAGGATTATGACGTGGGACTTCGGATCCCAAGATCGGGGGTTCAAATCCCCCCGGGCTCGCTATTTAACAAAATTTTTTAAAATAACTCTTTTTTAACTTAATTATTTGAAATATTAACTTCAAAATGACTATAAAGGACTATATTCTAACTTAATATACTCATCAATAGATTCACGTGTCGTACCAATTATCAAATTATAACCTACAATAGAATCATTTCTGATTACTTCCTCACAAACCCCTGAAGCAATTATATTTTCATCATTTTTCACAATTCCTGTATAAGTATGAGTAAATGATAATATTTTATCTATTTTAACATCATTATTACCTTCCAACACCTGTACA
It encodes:
- the ilvD gene encoding dihydroxy-acid dehydratase; the protein is MRSDNIKKGINRTSHRSLLRACGLNDEDMKKPFIGIANSYTDIVPGHIHLKDLVQEVKDVIRAEGGVPFEFDTMAVCDGIAMNHEGMYFSLPSREIIANTVESMAMAHQFDALICMPSCDKVVPGMLMAAARLDIPTILITGGPMMPGKFHGETVDFINVTEAVGATQSGKMSEEDLYELEKCACPGAGSCAGLFTANTMACLTETLGMSLPGCATAHAVSEKKIEIAKQSAKKIFSLIENNIKPSDVMTQEAFENAIIVDLALGGSTNTTLHIPAIAHEVGGLDVTIDLFDKLSHEVPYICSIRPGGNNRMIDVDTAGGIPAVMKNLESLLHTDCITCTSKTVKENLTQVTDVDYDVIHTIDNPVRTEGGIAVLYGNIAPNGSVIKQGAVNEDMLIHSGPCKVFNSEEECVNAIENDKIVDGDVVVIRYEGPKGGPGMREMLNPTAAIMGRELFHVALITDGRFSGGSRGPCIGHISPEAAEGGPIAAIQDGDIVSINVKERSIKLELTDDEISERLSKVKPVERDLKGWLRQYQKLATSADKGAVLK